From a region of the Babylonia areolata isolate BAREFJ2019XMU chromosome 25, ASM4173473v1, whole genome shotgun sequence genome:
- the LOC143299872 gene encoding uncharacterized protein LOC143299872: MPTVAHLPEICSYGNSCGWNALLGKRCFALRLGSILGHREGRLSEHRSHADPGRREPQDGREVLPGGGCVPQCLQQDQHGHDEIYPAPHHGIAWLSNNKQGPPGPPAQRTESSAWSQVSSLVAQSCRQAGCSMTTDGFYSTNGSDQFHPATST; encoded by the exons ATGCCGACAGTGGCCCATCTGCCGGAGATCTGTTCCTACGGCAATAGTTGTGGGTGGAACGCCCTGCTGGGCAAGAGGTGCTTCGCCCTGCGCCTGGGTTCCATTCTGGGGCACCGCGAGGGCAGGCTGTCCGAGCACCGATCACATGCTGATCCTGGGCGCAGAGAACCCCAAGACGGGAGAGAAGTGCTTCCTGGTGGCGGTTGTGTTCCCCAGTGCCTGCAGCAAGACCAACATGGCCATGACGAAATCTACCCTGCCCCACACCACGGCATCGCCTggctgagcaacaacaagcaaggACCCCCCGGGCCACCAGCCCAGAGAACGGAGAGTTCGGCGTGGTCCCAG GTCAGCAGTCTCGTGGCGCAATCCTGCAGGCAGGCTGGGTGTTCCATGACAACTGATGGCTTCTACTCCACCAACGGCAGTGACCAGTTTCACCCGGCGACAAGTACATAG